In the genome of Hyphomonas sp. Mor2, one region contains:
- the aceB gene encoding malate synthase A, giving the protein MNATLIQDAVSAAKPTPQHRRPAEIVGQVPAEYERVLTHRALLFIADLERRFGGQRRILLENRKLAQMRFDDGEMPTFPPETEHIRKSVWEVAPVPKALQDRRVEITGPVDRKMMINALNSGAKMFMADFEDASSPTFTNMVEGQANMIDYADGNLAFDDEARGKSYRLNDETATMLVRPRGWHLEEAHITVDGNPMSASLFDFGLHIFHNGKKLMEQEKGPFYYLPKMENYQEARLWNDVFNFAQAALGIPNGTIKATILIETLPAAFQMDEILYVMRNHIVGLNCGRWDYIFSYIKTLRNHPEYVLPDRAQVGMDRAFLKAYSLKLIQTCHRRRAHAMGGMAAQIPVKGDEEANAAAFDKVRADKKREAQQGHDGTWVAHPDLVPVAMEVFDAEMPHANQVLSQRQFPNITEASLLTPHTGDVTEAGIRTNISVGIEYTAAWLRGKGAVPIHNLMEDAATAEISRSQLWQWLTHGTEYKTADGGTETFTAAAFDALLNDELGKIKAALGDNAYADGRYPEATEVFVQTATGDTLADFLTLPAYDVLNELA; this is encoded by the coding sequence ATGAATGCGACGCTAATTCAAGACGCAGTATCGGCCGCCAAGCCAACCCCTCAACACCGCCGCCCGGCGGAGATTGTGGGCCAGGTCCCAGCGGAGTATGAGCGCGTTCTGACCCATCGCGCCTTGCTGTTTATTGCCGACCTGGAACGCCGCTTTGGTGGTCAGCGTCGGATCCTGCTCGAGAATCGCAAATTGGCACAGATGCGCTTCGATGACGGTGAAATGCCAACCTTCCCGCCGGAGACCGAACACATTCGCAAATCTGTCTGGGAAGTCGCGCCGGTTCCAAAAGCGTTGCAGGACCGCCGCGTCGAGATTACCGGGCCGGTCGATCGCAAGATGATGATCAATGCGCTGAATTCCGGTGCCAAGATGTTCATGGCTGACTTTGAGGATGCCTCCTCGCCGACCTTCACCAACATGGTCGAAGGTCAGGCCAACATGATCGACTATGCCGACGGCAATCTGGCGTTCGATGATGAGGCGCGCGGCAAGTCCTATCGCCTCAATGATGAGACCGCGACCATGCTGGTTCGCCCCCGCGGCTGGCACCTGGAAGAGGCGCACATCACAGTCGATGGCAATCCGATGTCGGCCAGCCTGTTCGATTTCGGCCTGCACATTTTCCACAATGGCAAAAAGCTGATGGAGCAGGAAAAAGGCCCATTCTACTATCTGCCGAAAATGGAGAACTATCAGGAGGCGCGCCTCTGGAATGATGTTTTCAACTTCGCGCAAGCCGCGCTCGGCATTCCAAACGGCACGATCAAGGCAACGATTCTGATCGAGACGCTGCCCGCAGCGTTCCAGATGGATGAAATCCTGTACGTCATGCGCAATCACATTGTTGGCCTGAACTGTGGCCGCTGGGATTATATTTTCAGCTATATCAAGACGCTGCGCAATCATCCGGAATATGTCCTGCCGGATCGCGCCCAGGTCGGCATGGATCGCGCCTTCCTGAAGGCCTATTCGCTGAAACTGATCCAGACCTGTCACCGTCGTCGGGCCCACGCCATGGGCGGCATGGCGGCCCAGATCCCGGTCAAGGGTGATGAAGAAGCCAATGCGGCGGCCTTCGACAAGGTCCGCGCTGACAAGAAGCGAGAAGCACAGCAGGGCCATGACGGCACCTGGGTCGCGCACCCGGATCTGGTTCCGGTCGCCATGGAAGTCTTCGATGCTGAGATGCCTCACGCCAACCAGGTTCTGAGCCAGCGCCAGTTCCCGAACATTACCGAAGCCTCGCTGCTGACCCCGCATACGGGTGATGTGACGGAGGCCGGTATCCGCACCAATATTTCGGTCGGCATTGAATACACCGCCGCCTGGCTGCGTGGCAAAGGCGCCGTACCGATCCACAATCTGATGGAAGATGCTGCAACGGCGGAAATCTCCCGCAGTCAGTTGTGGCAGTGGCTCACGCACGGAACCGAATACAAGACGGCAGACGGCGGCACCGAGACATTCACAGCGGCAGCCTTTGATGCGCTGCTCAATGATGAGCTCGGCAAGATCAAGGCGGCCCTGGGCGACAATGCCTATGCTGACGGCCGCTATCCGGAAGCGACAGAAGTCTTTGTGCAGACCGCGACCGGCGACACGCTGGCCGACTTCCTGACTTTACCAGCCTACGACGTGCTCAACGAGCTCGCATAA
- a CDS encoding isocitrate lyase: MTQRPTYKQLMEDTLKRYPEGRTRAGLSIQDVVQLKIQNTYNTHLDIARAMAGVMREDMAAYDEDSSKFTQSLGCWSGFHAQQKIKAVKRMRGTAKGTYIYLSGWMVAGLRNTFGHLPDQSMHEKTAVTDLIREIYTSLRQADEVALNDLFQELKAAKDSGADQAAIDEIIYRIDTFESHVVPIIADIDAGFGNEHATYLLAKELILAGACCLQIENQVSDAKQCGHQDGKVTVPREDFITKLRACRMAFEELGVDEGVIVARTDSLGAGLTQKIPVSNEPGDLASEYIKWVETEEVTDANPLQEGEVALMRDGKVTRPIRMPNGLYKFKENTGRERVIEDCISSLTEGGADLLWIETATPNVDDIASMVNAIRETVPNAKLAYNNSPSFNWTLNLRKQVREQWLAEGKIAEGDYPEDVALMSAKLDETELGLEADARLQSFQSDISARAGVFHNLITLPTFHLTAKGMDELSNGYFGEEKMLAYVKNVQREEIRRGVSAVKHQHEVGSDLGDTFKEMVAGDRALKAGGAHNTMNQFVAAE; the protein is encoded by the coding sequence ATGACCCAACGTCCAACCTACAAACAGCTCATGGAAGACACGCTGAAGCGTTATCCGGAAGGCCGCACGCGTGCCGGCCTCAGCATCCAAGATGTTGTTCAGCTGAAAATCCAGAACACGTACAATACCCATCTCGACATTGCCCGCGCCATGGCTGGCGTCATGCGCGAGGATATGGCGGCCTATGACGAGGATTCGTCCAAGTTCACCCAATCGCTCGGTTGCTGGTCGGGCTTCCATGCCCAGCAGAAGATCAAGGCTGTGAAGCGCATGCGCGGCACCGCCAAGGGCACTTATATCTACCTGTCCGGTTGGATGGTTGCCGGTCTGCGCAACACATTTGGCCACCTGCCAGATCAGTCCATGCACGAGAAAACAGCTGTGACCGATCTGATCCGCGAGATTTACACATCTCTGCGTCAGGCCGACGAAGTGGCTCTGAATGACCTGTTCCAGGAGCTGAAAGCGGCGAAAGACTCTGGCGCTGACCAGGCCGCGATCGACGAGATTATCTATCGCATCGATACGTTCGAGAGCCACGTGGTTCCGATCATTGCCGACATTGATGCCGGCTTCGGTAACGAGCACGCGACGTACCTGCTCGCCAAGGAGCTGATCCTCGCCGGGGCTTGCTGCCTGCAGATCGAGAACCAGGTGTCTGACGCGAAACAGTGTGGCCACCAGGACGGCAAAGTGACGGTCCCGCGCGAAGACTTCATCACCAAGCTGCGCGCTTGCCGCATGGCGTTTGAGGAGCTGGGTGTTGACGAGGGCGTCATCGTCGCTCGGACGGACAGCCTCGGCGCTGGTCTGACCCAGAAAATCCCGGTCTCCAATGAGCCTGGCGATCTGGCCTCTGAATACATCAAGTGGGTTGAGACCGAAGAGGTCACCGATGCGAACCCGCTGCAAGAGGGCGAAGTTGCCCTGATGCGGGATGGCAAGGTGACTCGTCCGATCCGGATGCCGAACGGCCTCTACAAGTTCAAAGAGAATACGGGCCGCGAGCGCGTCATCGAGGACTGCATCAGCTCTCTGACCGAGGGCGGCGCTGACCTGCTCTGGATCGAGACCGCAACGCCAAACGTGGACGACATTGCCTCCATGGTGAACGCCATCCGCGAGACCGTTCCGAATGCGAAGCTGGCTTACAATAACAGCCCAAGCTTCAACTGGACGCTGAACCTGCGCAAACAGGTCCGTGAACAGTGGCTCGCCGAAGGCAAGATTGCCGAAGGGGATTATCCGGAAGATGTCGCACTGATGTCTGCCAAGCTGGACGAGACTGAACTGGGTCTCGAAGCCGATGCGCGTCTACAGAGCTTCCAGTCCGACATCTCGGCTCGCGCCGGTGTGTTCCACAACCTGATCACGCTGCCCACCTTCCACCTGACCGCCAAAGGCATGGACGAGCTGTCCAACGGCTATTTCGGTGAAGAGAAGATGCTGGCCTACGTCAAGAACGTGCAACGCGAAGAAATCCGCCGCGGCGTCTCGGCTGTGAAGCACCAGCACGAAGTTGGCTCTGACCTTGGCGACACGTTCAAGGAAATGGTGGCCGGCGATCGTGCCCTGAAAGCGGGCGGTGCGCACAACACGATGAACCAGTTCGTCGCGGCCGAATAA
- a CDS encoding glycoside hydrolase family 2 TIM barrel-domain containing protein → MLPLPLSHLLNPTLLELGRLPARANLKAFPDADALAAGDSPWRVSMDGTWAFHLAPSPERVPERWQTEPIADDAWRDIQVPGVWTRQDTGDFPHYANWQMPWDCPKPPEVPAENPTGLYRRDFELPRDWQARSTVLHIGGFESLALVWCNGQFVGMGKDSRLPSEFDLTPTLKAGTNQLALMVVRWCDATWIEDQDHWNHGGLHRSVFLESRAPVHVQDLIVDTDFDPAEQTGSATVRVEVAGGSAGYRARAVLEDPGGKICAETACLPVEQFDVTQPTGAQWAQSYSFKSYAAELQINIGQAVPWSAEHPARYRLITELLDPDGHVAEVHETPIGFTRITVSDRRLKVNGRPIVLIGVNRHDHHPENGKTCSVEDIRAELHTMKRHNINAIRTAHYPNDPVLLDLADELGFYVIDEANVECHARWSEVAQHPGYRAAIFDRTVRMIARDRNHPCIIGWSLGNEAGHGPAHDAAAAAARHLDPGRFVHYEGAVSLRLSFPFGRSPESTQQMPSARERAATDVVCPMYPPIDHIVDWAHWAEQTESDDRPLLLCEFSHAMGNSNGSLTDYVDAFFKEPALAGGFVWDWRDQGLAETDAEGRFYWAYGGHFGDTPNDANFNINGLVGPDGVPHPALREYMWAARPFVLEFVTPSRMKLRNRRVFADSSDVELDWVLLRNGEPIEEGTFWPEIAAGEADDFDLPISVQPTADAEWHLDVKWRHKHSTPWAPEGHIVAWDQATLVTPEAQISAPPALSGRVSQPLQTETIEHAALSLALSEDGQIGSVNLGSDTAIISPFTPTLWRPPTDNDGGKPGARPLFQNRTAEWVGYGLNALQPGELRAERFDVGGEPVLRYARDWRGADGAALVHETLISFPEGRIRFDETLIVPEPWKDVARVGLRFLVAAELDQLHWFGLGPDESYPDRKGAQTCGIWRSTVADQYHPYVRPQEYGAHEDTRWFRLLNEQGEGLQIALPKPLSFTARPHHVAALNDAETLAELQPGEATEVHIDVAMRGLGTAACGPDTLAPYRVGPGTYQFTWTLERFSRAP, encoded by the coding sequence ATGCTACCGCTTCCATTGTCTCATCTCTTAAACCCGACGCTGCTGGAGTTGGGGCGTTTGCCGGCGCGCGCGAACCTGAAAGCCTTTCCCGACGCGGACGCACTGGCCGCCGGGGACTCGCCCTGGCGCGTGTCGATGGATGGCACATGGGCGTTTCATCTCGCACCCTCTCCCGAGCGAGTGCCAGAGCGGTGGCAGACAGAACCGATCGCCGATGATGCATGGCGCGACATTCAGGTGCCGGGCGTCTGGACGCGTCAGGATACAGGCGACTTCCCTCATTATGCGAACTGGCAGATGCCGTGGGATTGTCCGAAGCCTCCGGAAGTGCCCGCCGAAAACCCGACGGGGCTTTACCGGCGCGACTTCGAACTGCCGCGAGACTGGCAGGCGCGTTCGACCGTATTGCACATTGGCGGATTTGAGAGCCTGGCCCTGGTCTGGTGCAATGGACAGTTTGTCGGCATGGGCAAGGACTCGCGCCTGCCGAGTGAGTTTGATCTGACGCCCACACTGAAGGCCGGGACAAACCAGCTCGCCCTCATGGTCGTGCGCTGGTGCGATGCGACCTGGATCGAGGATCAGGATCACTGGAACCATGGCGGGCTGCATCGGTCTGTCTTCCTGGAGTCGCGTGCGCCTGTACATGTGCAAGACCTGATCGTGGATACGGATTTCGATCCGGCCGAACAAACGGGCTCCGCGACGGTTCGCGTCGAAGTCGCTGGCGGCTCTGCAGGATATCGCGCGCGGGCTGTGCTCGAAGATCCGGGCGGCAAGATCTGCGCCGAGACAGCGTGCCTTCCGGTCGAGCAATTCGATGTGACCCAACCGACCGGTGCACAATGGGCGCAATCCTATTCATTCAAATCCTATGCGGCGGAGCTGCAGATCAACATTGGTCAGGCCGTGCCCTGGTCCGCCGAGCATCCCGCGCGCTATCGCCTGATCACCGAATTGCTGGATCCGGACGGCCATGTGGCCGAGGTTCACGAGACCCCTATCGGCTTCACGCGGATTACCGTGTCGGATCGCAGGCTGAAAGTGAATGGCAGACCGATTGTCCTGATCGGCGTCAATCGACACGATCATCATCCCGAGAATGGCAAGACGTGCAGCGTTGAAGACATTCGCGCAGAGCTGCACACCATGAAGCGGCACAATATCAATGCCATTCGAACCGCCCATTACCCGAATGATCCGGTCTTGCTGGACCTCGCCGATGAGCTTGGATTCTACGTCATCGATGAGGCCAATGTGGAATGCCACGCGCGGTGGTCTGAGGTGGCCCAGCATCCTGGGTATCGCGCCGCCATTTTCGACCGGACGGTGCGGATGATCGCGCGGGATCGAAACCACCCGTGCATCATTGGTTGGTCGCTCGGCAATGAAGCTGGTCATGGGCCCGCACATGATGCGGCTGCGGCGGCGGCTCGCCACCTCGATCCTGGACGCTTCGTGCATTATGAAGGCGCCGTCTCGCTGCGGCTGAGTTTTCCGTTCGGGCGCTCGCCTGAGAGTACGCAGCAAATGCCGAGTGCGCGGGAGCGCGCGGCGACCGATGTGGTCTGTCCAATGTATCCGCCAATTGATCACATTGTGGATTGGGCGCACTGGGCGGAGCAGACGGAGTCGGACGATCGTCCATTGCTGCTCTGCGAGTTCTCGCACGCCATGGGCAATTCGAACGGATCGCTGACCGATTATGTCGATGCCTTTTTCAAGGAACCCGCGCTCGCGGGAGGTTTCGTCTGGGACTGGCGCGACCAGGGGCTGGCCGAGACCGATGCGGAGGGGCGCTTCTACTGGGCTTATGGCGGCCATTTCGGGGACACACCGAACGATGCGAATTTCAACATAAACGGTCTGGTCGGTCCCGATGGAGTGCCGCATCCGGCGCTGCGGGAATATATGTGGGCTGCGCGTCCATTCGTGCTCGAATTTGTGACCCCCAGCAGAATGAAGCTACGCAACCGACGGGTTTTCGCTGACTCGAGCGATGTTGAGCTGGATTGGGTCCTGCTGCGCAATGGCGAACCGATTGAAGAAGGGACGTTCTGGCCTGAGATTGCCGCCGGTGAAGCTGATGACTTTGATCTGCCAATCTCGGTCCAGCCAACCGCCGATGCCGAATGGCATCTGGATGTGAAATGGCGCCACAAACACAGCACGCCTTGGGCACCTGAAGGTCATATCGTGGCGTGGGACCAGGCCACGCTGGTCACGCCTGAAGCGCAGATAAGTGCACCGCCTGCTCTTTCGGGGCGTGTCTCTCAACCTCTCCAAACCGAAACGATTGAGCATGCAGCATTGTCGCTGGCATTGAGTGAGGATGGGCAGATTGGATCGGTGAACCTCGGATCGGACACGGCCATCATCTCTCCTTTCACGCCCACGCTGTGGCGGCCACCGACGGACAATGATGGCGGTAAGCCGGGGGCTCGGCCTTTGTTCCAGAACCGCACGGCTGAGTGGGTCGGGTACGGTTTGAACGCGCTGCAGCCAGGGGAGTTGAGGGCAGAGCGGTTCGATGTCGGCGGTGAGCCCGTGTTGCGCTATGCGCGCGACTGGCGGGGCGCGGACGGAGCTGCGCTCGTGCATGAGACTCTGATCAGCTTTCCGGAGGGCAGGATCAGGTTCGACGAAACCCTGATTGTGCCGGAGCCGTGGAAGGACGTGGCGCGGGTCGGGTTGCGCTTCCTGGTCGCGGCCGAGCTGGATCAGCTGCATTGGTTCGGTCTCGGCCCTGACGAGTCCTACCCTGATCGAAAAGGTGCGCAGACTTGTGGAATCTGGCGCTCTACCGTGGCGGACCAATATCACCCCTATGTCCGACCGCAGGAATATGGTGCGCATGAAGACACGCGCTGGTTCCGCTTGCTCAATGAACAAGGCGAGGGGCTCCAGATCGCTCTGCCGAAGCCGCTCAGCTTTACCGCGCGGCCGCATCATGTGGCGGCGCTGAACGACGCTGAAACTCTGGCGGAGCTGCAGCCCGGCGAAGCGACGGAGGTTCATATCGATGTCGCGATGCGCGGCCTCGGCACGGCGGCTTGTGGGCCGGATACGCTTGCGCCGTACCGCGTCGGGCCGGGCACTTATCAGTTCACCTGGACGTTGGAACGCTTTAGCCGCGCGCCTTAG
- a CDS encoding helix-turn-helix transcriptional regulator, whose amino-acid sequence MKKKLIIGPRIKRLRTQLGLTQAEFARRLDVSATYVNLMEGNQRPVSAAVLLKLAEEFDINVADLAQDMDAGLVNDVVSALRDPVFGEVQVSKSEIEDMVGASPEAVKAFLRLHGRYRDLALSTYSDANPLADREKVELLEESARPVEAVRQFLHDQSNYFPELDETATRFNANLREGGKAIDIAVRERLEQKHGLRVRVLPSSAMPSAFTYFDRHRSGIDISELLPPTGRNFQLTFQLALLEYRDLIDSIVGSSGIKDASAIGLMRVSLANYFAAATLMPYNAFLKACEDTRYDVDLLSHRFGTSFEQTAHRLTTLQKPDARGIPFFFIRIDAAGNVSKRFSAGRFHFSKFGGACPKWNIHRTFEQPGETLTQLIQMPDETTYVSISKAINRSRGYHGRPPARVAIGLGCDQAYAENLVYFDRLDVTAQKPTPIGVNCYLCDRQNCASRAHAPLNRKLKFDAHARGISLYEFEPVRDKPKA is encoded by the coding sequence ATGAAGAAGAAGCTCATTATCGGCCCGCGCATCAAGCGGTTAAGGACCCAATTGGGGCTGACCCAGGCTGAATTTGCGCGGCGTCTGGATGTGTCTGCGACCTATGTCAATCTGATGGAAGGCAATCAGCGCCCTGTCAGTGCCGCGGTGTTGCTGAAACTTGCCGAAGAGTTCGACATCAATGTCGCCGACCTGGCCCAGGACATGGATGCTGGCCTGGTCAATGATGTGGTCAGTGCCTTGCGCGATCCAGTGTTTGGCGAGGTCCAGGTGTCCAAGTCCGAGATCGAGGATATGGTCGGCGCCAGCCCGGAGGCGGTGAAGGCCTTCCTGCGCCTGCATGGCCGTTACCGCGACCTCGCGCTCAGCACCTATTCCGACGCCAACCCCCTCGCCGACCGGGAAAAGGTCGAGCTGCTCGAGGAAAGCGCCCGCCCGGTCGAAGCCGTGCGCCAGTTCCTGCACGATCAGAGCAATTACTTCCCGGAACTCGACGAAACGGCGACGCGATTCAATGCAAACCTGCGCGAAGGTGGCAAAGCGATTGATATCGCCGTGCGCGAACGCCTCGAACAAAAACACGGGCTTCGAGTGCGCGTCCTGCCAAGTTCGGCCATGCCCAGCGCCTTCACTTATTTTGATCGCCACCGCTCCGGCATCGATATTTCAGAGCTGTTGCCGCCAACTGGGCGGAACTTTCAACTCACCTTCCAGTTGGCCCTGCTCGAATATCGCGACCTGATCGATAGCATTGTCGGATCTTCCGGCATCAAGGATGCCAGCGCGATCGGTCTGATGCGTGTTTCGCTCGCCAACTATTTCGCGGCGGCGACGCTGATGCCCTATAACGCCTTTCTCAAAGCCTGCGAGGACACGCGCTATGATGTCGATCTTCTGAGCCATCGGTTTGGCACCAGTTTCGAGCAAACGGCGCACCGACTGACCACGCTGCAGAAGCCGGATGCGCGCGGGATCCCGTTCTTCTTCATTCGCATCGATGCGGCCGGGAACGTGTCAAAACGGTTCAGCGCCGGGCGGTTCCACTTTTCCAAGTTTGGTGGGGCCTGCCCGAAATGGAACATTCACCGGACCTTCGAACAGCCCGGTGAGACGCTCACTCAGCTGATCCAGATGCCGGATGAGACGACCTATGTCTCGATTTCAAAGGCGATCAACCGATCGCGCGGCTATCATGGCCGCCCGCCCGCGCGAGTCGCAATCGGTCTGGGCTGCGATCAGGCCTATGCTGAGAATCTTGTCTATTTCGACCGCCTGGATGTGACCGCGCAGAAGCCCACCCCGATCGGCGTCAATTGCTATCTGTGCGACCGGCAGAATTGCGCCTCACGCGCCCATGCGCCGCTCAATCGCAAGCTCAAGTTTGATGCGCACGCCCGCGGGATTTCCCTGTATGAATTCGAACCGGTCCGCGACAAGCCGAAAGCCTAA